A region of the Candidatus Giovannonibacteria bacterium genome:
TAAAAAATAAGTTTTGTTTCATGTGAAACACGACATGAAAACTCAAAAGCAAGTAGTAGGGAATATCGGTGAAGATTTAGCATCAATGTTTCTCATGAAACATGGATTTAAGGTTATTGAGCGTAACTACCGTAAAAAGTGGGGGGAGATTGATATTGTGGCAGAGAAAGAGGGAGTTCTTCACTTTGTGGAGGTGAAAGCGATTTCCAATCCTAACTTTCGGCCGGAGGACGCCATGCGCGCATGGAAAAAGCAAAGATTATCACGAGCGATCCGGACCTATCTTTTAGACCATAAGATACCAGATGAAACGGACTTCCGGATAGACATCGCCGCGGTTTTCTTGGATTTTCTCCACAAAAAAGCTAGGATTAGGATGCTGGAGAACGTAAATTTGTGAAAAAGAAAAGGCGCGGATTATTCCACGCCTTTTGTGTTCTTTGAGCGCCACCTGTTTCTTATTAACACCACCAACTCAACCAACATTACTATAATTCCCAGCGCGCCAAATGCAGCTATTATAACCCCCGCGATTAGAAGAAAGGGATTTTTGGCAAAAGCGAAGCCAATGCCAATAATCGTTAATGGGTAGTAAAAAAGAAGTCCCACAAACACTTTTTTAATGTTCCTTTCCATTTTTTCACCTCCCAGTTTTAAGTTTAGCCTAAATCATTCTTTTTCGTGATAATGTATTATCATTGAAAGAATGCTAACTAGGCCAGATGCCACCGCAATGAATACGCCAGCAACGGGCTTATAGCCAGCTGCTGCTGATGCCGCTGTTAAGGCGCTAATTAAGGCGAGTAAAAAAGAACCCATAATAAAACCCATAATCACTACCTCCTTTTCTTTTGGTTGATGAAGCCTTTGGTTTTCAGAAAACTTCAATTTCTGACTTAATTTTAGCGCAATTCTAATAAAATGTCAATAGTGGCGACTTAACTTGCAGGATTTTAGCCATATTGACTTACTTTTAGGGCTAAACCATACTTAAAGTGTTGTCGGAAATACCGACATATTATGAGTAAAGAACGAATTTTAGCTGTTTTATTAGATTCCGGCTTCCAAGAAAAAGAGGCTCATTTATATTTGGCTGGGATTGAACTTGGCGAAGCGACCATTCAGCAGCTTGCAAAACACGCTGACATAAAAAGACCGACCGCGTACGACATTATGGAAAATCTGGAGAAAAAAGGCCTTTTTTCTTTTAGCGAGCGCGGTAAGAAAAAATATTTTTTGGCCGAAGATCCGGAAAATATTTTAAGGATTTTAAAATCCCGCGAGCGCGCCTTTTTAACGGCCCTGCCGGAACTTAAAATGCTTCTTGGCGCCGGGAGCAAAAAACCTCGAGTAAGATTTTTTGAAGGAGTGGGGGGGCTTAAAGCAATGTATTGGGATACGCTTGAAAGCAAAAAAACTCTTTTGGTTTACGGCGCGATAGATAGTATGTGGAGCGCAATTCCTCAAGAATTTAAAAAAGAATATGTGCGAGAACGCGTAAAAAGAAACTTAAGCGCGCGTTGCATTGTGCCCGCAACTCCCGAAGCTCAAGAATACACTAAAAGAGACAAAGAAGAGCTGCGCCATATGATTTTGATACCTTCAGACAGATTTCCATTTAGCAATGAAATAAATATTTATAATAATAAAGTGGCGATTTTTTCGTTTCCGGAGCGTATCGGCGTGATTATTGAAAGCGAAAAAATCGCCGAAACCCAGCGCTCAATTTTTGAACTCGCTTGGC
Encoded here:
- a CDS encoding YraN family protein produces the protein MKTQKQVVGNIGEDLASMFLMKHGFKVIERNYRKKWGEIDIVAEKEGVLHFVEVKAISNPNFRPEDAMRAWKKQRLSRAIRTYLLDHKIPDETDFRIDIAAVFLDFLHKKARIRMLENVNL